A part of Actinoallomurus bryophytorum genomic DNA contains:
- a CDS encoding NAD(P)-dependent alcohol dehydrogenase, which produces MKAVQLSKYEQTPELTEVPDPRITGPLDVIVRIGGAGVCRTDLHIIEGQWAPKTGVNLPYTLGHENAGWVAEVGSAVTNVAVGDTVILHPLVTCGLCRACRDGDDVHCENSAFPGIDTDGGYAELLRTTARSVVRLDPSLRPADVAALADAGLTAYHAVAKAARRLRPGRRAVVIGAGGLGHIGIQVLKALTPAEIIVVDRSPDALKLAGELGADHTVVADGSQVEAVLDLTGGQGAEAVVDFVGEGGAIEDGVAMLRRAGDYYVIGYGGALNVPTIDIISTEINFIGNLVGSYNDLAELMVLAADGKVALHTETYPLDAFAQALADLDGGRVRGRAILIPPEA; this is translated from the coding sequence ATGAAGGCCGTCCAACTCAGCAAGTACGAGCAGACCCCGGAGCTGACCGAGGTCCCGGACCCGCGGATCACCGGGCCGCTCGACGTCATCGTGCGGATCGGCGGCGCCGGTGTCTGCCGTACGGACCTGCACATCATCGAGGGGCAGTGGGCGCCCAAGACCGGCGTGAACCTGCCCTACACGCTCGGGCACGAGAACGCCGGCTGGGTCGCCGAGGTCGGCTCGGCCGTCACCAACGTGGCCGTCGGCGACACCGTCATCCTGCACCCGCTCGTCACCTGCGGGCTCTGCCGTGCGTGCCGGGACGGCGACGACGTGCACTGCGAGAACTCCGCGTTCCCCGGCATCGACACCGACGGCGGCTACGCGGAGCTGCTCAGGACCACGGCACGCTCGGTGGTCAGGCTCGACCCGTCGCTTCGGCCCGCCGACGTGGCGGCGCTCGCCGACGCCGGGCTGACCGCGTACCACGCGGTGGCCAAGGCCGCGCGGCGGTTGCGGCCCGGCCGGCGCGCCGTCGTGATCGGCGCGGGCGGCCTCGGGCACATCGGCATCCAGGTGCTCAAGGCGCTGACCCCGGCCGAGATCATCGTGGTCGACCGGTCCCCCGACGCGCTGAAGCTGGCCGGAGAGCTCGGCGCCGACCACACGGTCGTGGCCGACGGCTCCCAGGTCGAGGCCGTGCTGGACCTGACCGGCGGGCAGGGCGCCGAGGCCGTGGTCGACTTCGTCGGCGAGGGCGGCGCGATCGAGGACGGCGTCGCGATGCTGCGCCGCGCCGGCGACTACTACGTCATCGGGTACGGCGGTGCGCTGAACGTCCCGACGATCGACATCATCTCCACCGAGATCAACTTCATCGGCAACCTCGTCGGTTCCTACAACGACCTCGCCGAGCTGATGGTCCTCGCGGCCGACGGCAAGGTCGCGCTGCACACCGAGACCTATCCCCTGGACGCCTTCGCCCAGGCCCTCGCCGACCTCGACGGCGGGCGCGTACGCGGCCGGGCGATCCTGATCCCACCGGAGGCGTGA
- a CDS encoding FAD-binding oxidoreductase: MGDKHRVRFEPVDIEIEVDEDETILDAAFRQGVMLMHGCKEGQCSACKSFLLDGDLQMERYSTFALADYESEEGYVLLCRGHAYSDLEVELINYDEDMIRAGVPIQLVNTEVAAIEELTHDIVHLRLTCVSPRELAFNPGQYADVRIPGTEHWRSFSMANTPSTDHQADFVIKRYPGGHFSGLLDGGLSVGDALDIKGPYGTFTLRESDRDLVMIGGGAGMAPILSLLTHLREQGIDRRTTFYYGGRTARDLFYLDRMDELSEVLSRFSFVAALSEETGVAGAEEGLITDVVDRLETDLSGADAYLCGPPPMVEAAIELMAAKGVPEGRVFYDKFTTTASADEPT; the protein is encoded by the coding sequence GTGGGCGACAAGCACCGGGTCAGGTTCGAGCCGGTCGACATCGAGATCGAGGTCGACGAGGACGAGACGATCCTCGACGCCGCGTTCCGTCAGGGCGTCATGCTCATGCACGGCTGCAAGGAGGGCCAGTGCTCGGCGTGCAAGTCCTTCCTGCTCGACGGCGACCTGCAGATGGAGCGCTACTCCACGTTCGCGCTCGCCGACTACGAGAGCGAGGAGGGCTACGTCCTGCTCTGCCGGGGCCACGCCTACAGCGACCTCGAGGTCGAGCTGATCAACTACGACGAGGACATGATCCGCGCCGGGGTGCCGATCCAGCTCGTGAACACCGAGGTCGCGGCCATCGAGGAGCTGACGCACGACATCGTGCACCTGCGGCTGACGTGCGTGTCACCACGGGAGCTGGCCTTCAATCCCGGCCAGTACGCCGACGTGCGGATCCCCGGCACCGAGCACTGGCGATCGTTCTCGATGGCGAACACCCCGTCCACCGACCACCAGGCCGACTTCGTCATCAAGCGCTACCCGGGCGGGCACTTCTCCGGCCTGCTCGACGGCGGCCTGTCGGTCGGCGACGCCCTCGACATCAAGGGTCCGTACGGGACGTTCACCCTACGCGAGAGCGACCGCGACCTGGTCATGATCGGCGGCGGCGCGGGCATGGCGCCCATCCTGTCGCTGCTCACGCACCTGCGTGAGCAGGGCATCGACCGCAGGACCACCTTCTACTACGGCGGCCGTACGGCGCGTGACCTGTTCTACCTCGACCGGATGGACGAGCTGTCCGAGGTGCTCTCCCGGTTCTCCTTCGTCGCCGCCCTGTCGGAGGAGACCGGAGTCGCCGGGGCCGAAGAGGGCCTGATCACCGACGTCGTCGACCGGCTGGAGACCGACCTGTCCGGCGCCGACGCCTACCTGTGCGGGCCGCCACCGATGGTCGAGGCCGCGATCGAGCTGATGGCCGCCAAGGGCGTGCCGGAGGGGCGGGTCTTCTACGACAAGTTCACCACCACAGCCAGCGCAGACGAACCAACGTGA
- the groL gene encoding chaperonin GroEL (60 kDa chaperone family; promotes refolding of misfolded polypeptides especially under stressful conditions; forms two stacked rings of heptamers to form a barrel-shaped 14mer; ends can be capped by GroES; misfolded proteins enter the barrel where they are refolded when GroES binds) — MAKELRFNSDARRLLEQGVNALADAVKVTLGPKGRNAVLEKLTGPPTITNDGVTIAREIQLRDSFANMGAQLVKEVATKTNGDAGDGTTTATVLAQAMVREGLRRVETGANPQQVKAGIEQAVDLVVSALRDASRPVSDASDLLHVATLAANNDPVIGEVIAEAIERVGPNGVITVEESPAFGLDVDFVEGMEFDRGYLSPHMVTEPGRMTAELENAYLLLTNEKISRVQDLMPVLEQVMRAGGPLLIVAETVDGAALGMLVTNMVHRTFTSVAVQAPGFGHRRIAELGDIAAVVGGDVITSDAGSNLAGVRLERLGRAAKITVTEAYTTIVGGHGTPEAVASRIEQLKTEFLRAENEHDREKLQERIARLSNSVAVIRVGAATGVELKEKQHRVEDSLSATRAAVEEGLVAGGGAALAQARGVLDGLDLTGDAAVGRDIVAAALTEPLRWIAVNAGYDGDEVTGRVTAGDGIGFDALSGDYGDMFGRGIVDPLKVTRCAIQSAASIAALLLTTETLIVEEIMVNPGEIHAPGFGDLAEGLVRPSNIP, encoded by the coding sequence ATGGCCAAGGAACTGCGATTCAACAGTGACGCCCGGCGGCTGCTCGAACAGGGTGTCAACGCGCTCGCCGACGCCGTGAAGGTGACGCTCGGCCCCAAGGGCCGCAACGCCGTACTGGAGAAGCTCACCGGGCCGCCCACCATCACCAACGACGGCGTCACCATCGCCCGTGAGATCCAGCTGCGCGACTCCTTCGCCAACATGGGCGCCCAGCTCGTCAAGGAGGTCGCGACCAAGACCAACGGCGACGCGGGCGACGGCACGACCACCGCGACCGTACTGGCCCAGGCGATGGTCCGCGAGGGGCTGCGGCGCGTCGAGACGGGCGCCAACCCCCAGCAGGTCAAGGCCGGCATCGAGCAGGCGGTCGACCTCGTCGTGAGCGCCCTGCGCGACGCCTCACGGCCGGTGTCGGACGCCTCCGACCTGCTGCACGTCGCGACACTGGCCGCGAACAACGACCCGGTCATCGGCGAGGTGATCGCCGAGGCCATCGAGCGCGTCGGCCCGAACGGCGTCATCACGGTCGAGGAGTCGCCGGCCTTCGGGCTCGACGTCGACTTCGTCGAGGGCATGGAGTTCGACCGCGGCTACCTGTCGCCGCACATGGTGACCGAGCCGGGCCGGATGACCGCCGAGCTGGAGAACGCCTACCTCCTGCTGACCAACGAGAAGATCTCCCGGGTGCAGGACCTGATGCCGGTGCTGGAGCAGGTCATGCGGGCCGGTGGTCCGCTGCTGATCGTCGCCGAGACCGTCGACGGCGCCGCGCTCGGCATGCTGGTCACCAACATGGTCCACCGGACCTTCACCTCGGTCGCGGTGCAGGCGCCCGGCTTCGGGCACCGGCGCATCGCCGAGCTGGGCGACATCGCCGCGGTCGTGGGCGGCGATGTCATCACCTCCGACGCGGGCAGCAACCTGGCCGGCGTACGCCTGGAACGGCTCGGCCGTGCCGCCAAGATCACCGTCACGGAGGCGTACACGACCATCGTCGGCGGCCACGGCACGCCCGAGGCGGTCGCGAGCCGGATCGAACAGCTCAAGACCGAGTTCCTGCGCGCGGAGAACGAGCACGACCGGGAGAAGCTGCAGGAGCGCATCGCCCGGCTGTCCAACAGCGTCGCGGTGATCCGGGTCGGCGCGGCCACCGGTGTGGAGCTGAAGGAGAAGCAGCACCGGGTCGAGGACTCCCTGTCCGCGACGCGCGCGGCCGTCGAGGAGGGGCTCGTCGCCGGTGGCGGCGCGGCCCTCGCGCAGGCCCGAGGTGTCCTGGACGGGCTCGACCTCACCGGCGACGCCGCGGTCGGGCGCGACATCGTGGCGGCGGCGCTCACCGAGCCGCTGCGCTGGATCGCGGTCAACGCCGGGTACGACGGCGACGAGGTGACCGGGCGGGTCACGGCCGGGGACGGCATCGGCTTCGACGCGCTGAGCGGCGACTACGGCGACATGTTCGGGCGGGGGATCGTGGACCCGCTGAAGGTCACCCGGTGCGCCATCCAGAGCGCCGCCTCGATCGCGGCGCTCCTGCTGACCACCGAGACCCTCATCGTGGAGGAGATCATGGTCAACCCGGGTGAGATCCACGCGCCCGGCTTCGGTGACCTCGCGGAGGGCCTCGTACGGCCCTCCAACATTCCGTGA
- a CDS encoding amidohydrolase family protein, protein MYEKDGTGYYIVDGHVHFWNAGADNRNRFGEGFIECFYGYHSSLSPEEWLWTKDKFDRYTEQDMIHDLFEVGYADKAIFQPTYLKDFFPGGFNTIEQNAEIAARHPDRFVVNGAFDPRDGELGLRRLEEDHRRHGIKGVKLYTAEWKGSSRGYKLSDASALRYLEKCQELGITNIHVHKGPTIWPLDRDAFDVKDVDVAATEFPGLNFIVEHCGLPRLDDFCWIATQEPNVLGGLAVAIPFIHSRPRYFAKVIGELLFWLGEDRITFASDYAIWQPKWLVEKFVDFQIPEDMQGEYGRLTTDVKRKILGLNAARLYDLKVPDELRAAGDGSGTVASPEAAV, encoded by the coding sequence ATGTACGAGAAGGACGGCACCGGCTACTACATCGTCGACGGGCACGTGCACTTCTGGAACGCCGGCGCGGACAACCGCAACCGCTTCGGCGAGGGCTTCATCGAGTGCTTCTATGGCTACCACTCGTCCCTGTCACCCGAAGAGTGGCTGTGGACCAAGGACAAGTTCGACCGGTACACCGAGCAGGACATGATCCACGACCTGTTCGAGGTCGGCTACGCGGACAAGGCGATCTTCCAGCCCACGTACCTGAAGGACTTCTTCCCCGGCGGCTTCAACACGATCGAGCAGAACGCCGAGATCGCCGCGCGGCACCCCGACCGGTTCGTCGTGAACGGCGCCTTCGACCCGCGCGACGGCGAGCTCGGACTCCGGCGGCTGGAGGAGGACCACCGGCGGCACGGGATCAAGGGCGTCAAGCTCTACACCGCCGAGTGGAAGGGCTCCTCGCGCGGCTACAAGCTGTCGGACGCCTCGGCCCTGCGCTACCTGGAGAAGTGCCAGGAGCTGGGCATCACCAACATCCACGTCCACAAGGGCCCGACGATCTGGCCGCTCGACCGCGACGCCTTCGACGTGAAGGACGTCGACGTCGCCGCCACCGAGTTCCCCGGCCTGAACTTCATCGTCGAGCACTGCGGGCTCCCCCGGCTGGACGACTTCTGCTGGATCGCCACGCAGGAGCCGAACGTCCTCGGCGGGCTCGCGGTGGCCATCCCGTTCATCCACAGCCGGCCGCGGTACTTCGCCAAGGTCATCGGCGAGCTGCTGTTCTGGCTCGGCGAGGACCGGATCACGTTCGCCAGCGACTACGCCATCTGGCAGCCCAAGTGGCTCGTGGAGAAGTTCGTCGACTTCCAGATCCCCGAGGACATGCAGGGCGAGTACGGGCGGCTCACCACCGACGTCAAGCGCAAGATCCTCGGCCTGAACGCCGCACGCCTGTACGACCTGAAGGTCCCGGACGAGCTGCGGGCCGCGGGCGACGGCTCGGGCACGGTCGCCTCGCCCGAGGCCGCGGTATGA
- the mimD gene encoding propane 2-monooxygenase effector subunit MimD — protein MSTYEFQRTSSGKCGVTLMNNQVGYVVAQVMRGKEGVKVSEYPSMIRVDGATKLVFDFDEISDVLGFEFAVPDFEEIMSTHYGRMVHLDDQTVLFANPEDAAEYIDFDLRPVQ, from the coding sequence GTGAGTACGTATGAGTTCCAGCGGACTTCCTCCGGCAAGTGCGGCGTCACGCTGATGAACAACCAGGTCGGCTACGTCGTCGCGCAGGTGATGCGCGGCAAGGAGGGCGTCAAGGTCTCGGAGTATCCCTCGATGATCCGGGTCGACGGCGCCACCAAGCTCGTCTTCGACTTCGACGAGATCTCCGACGTCCTGGGCTTCGAGTTCGCCGTGCCCGACTTCGAGGAGATCATGTCCACCCACTACGGGCGGATGGTCCACCTCGACGACCAGACCGTGCTGTTCGCCAACCCCGAGGACGCGGCGGAGTACATCGACTTCGACCTGCGTCCGGTCCAGTAA
- a CDS encoding aromatic/alkene monooxygenase hydroxylase subunit beta produces MSTPPTRSGTRDFPKPEFTDAEAGALEFPSSTSRSYNYFTPARMRASMYEDVTVDVQPDPERHLLQGWIYAFADGQAGYPKDWTELRSSDWHTFLDPNGEWEQTIYRNNASAVRQVQNNLANAKAANAYGAWAPGWKEFVARHVGAWMHAEHGLGMHLFIAIQRSAPTNMINNAMSVNAAHKLRFAQDLALYNLDLTENIDGFDGAVHREVWQDDEIWQPVRENVERLTAIVDWAEALFATNVVFESLVGELFRSELVMQIAARNGDYTTPTIMGVGENDHTRDSGYTRALFTMLVADETHGAHNIETLEAWTERWLPVSLAAARHLQPLWSQPAERVIRFEDSLDRAKDRLRGVLADLRLSEPKELTS; encoded by the coding sequence ATGTCGACTCCCCCGACCAGGTCGGGTACGCGTGATTTTCCCAAACCGGAGTTCACCGACGCCGAGGCCGGCGCCCTGGAGTTCCCGAGCTCGACGAGCCGCAGCTACAACTACTTCACCCCCGCGCGCATGCGGGCCTCGATGTACGAAGACGTCACCGTCGACGTGCAGCCCGACCCCGAACGCCATCTCCTGCAGGGGTGGATCTACGCCTTCGCCGACGGCCAGGCCGGTTATCCGAAGGACTGGACCGAGCTGAGGTCCTCGGACTGGCACACGTTCCTGGACCCCAACGGGGAGTGGGAACAGACCATCTACCGCAACAACGCGAGCGCCGTACGCCAGGTGCAGAACAACCTGGCGAACGCCAAGGCGGCGAACGCGTACGGCGCCTGGGCACCGGGATGGAAGGAGTTCGTCGCCCGCCACGTGGGCGCCTGGATGCACGCCGAGCACGGCCTGGGCATGCACCTGTTCATCGCGATCCAGCGCTCCGCGCCCACCAACATGATCAACAACGCCATGTCGGTGAACGCCGCGCACAAGCTGCGCTTCGCCCAGGACCTCGCGCTGTACAACCTCGACCTCACCGAGAACATCGACGGCTTCGACGGCGCGGTCCACCGCGAGGTGTGGCAGGACGACGAGATCTGGCAGCCGGTACGGGAGAACGTCGAGCGGCTCACCGCGATCGTGGACTGGGCCGAGGCGCTCTTCGCCACCAACGTGGTCTTCGAGTCGCTGGTCGGCGAGCTGTTCCGCAGTGAGCTGGTCATGCAGATCGCGGCGCGGAACGGCGACTACACGACCCCGACGATCATGGGCGTCGGGGAGAACGACCACACCCGCGACAGCGGCTACACACGGGCGCTGTTCACCATGCTCGTCGCCGACGAGACGCACGGCGCGCACAACATCGAGACCCTGGAGGCCTGGACCGAACGCTGGCTGCCGGTGAGCCTCGCCGCGGCCCGCCACCTCCAGCCGCTGTGGTCACAGCCCGCAGAGCGGGTCATCCGCTTCGAGGACTCACTCGACCGGGCCAAGGACCGGCTGCGCGGCGTCCTCGCCGACCTGCGCCTGAGCGAGCCGAAGGAGCTGACCTCGTGA
- a CDS encoding sigma-54-dependent Fis family transcriptional regulator, whose protein sequence is MGDEFTVARARESFLASDRAPQVREEILASWKRSRFWGVAPDDLDMPYRPDLDFDTRLVRAARPVLDRLQRQLTGTNTSVILTDAHGLVLDRRVDDNGLERRLDEISLAPGFSYAEEHVGTNGIGTAIEQGQVSCVFGAEHFTDRLQLMSCAGAPIRDPLSGRLEGIIDLTTRSDHANPLMPALVQETATLIEQRLGEGGSERERALLREFMATARGGRGAIFSVAGDLVIVNAAAARLLAPSDHQLLRERADELLAGSRDVSEEILLSQGHTVRLRCRPAMGGGAVMEIHVVGDAPAGRPASAPPPGVAGGSPGWTRVCQIVEAACRSRSWLLLRGEEGVGKLAVVRAMHRRLNPAARFAVFEAADLRGDTAHWMGRLRSDLGAPMATVVLRHLDRLPAEAAVELAGLLEPAALRAWVVGTVTGPASLPHSLLAHFAESLVVPPLRHRIDDVRDIVPVLLRRHAAHRRLVCSPQAMHTLLRSPWPGNVAQLDRVVQAAVAARPTGRIEPGDLPDEAHTTSRHVLTPMEAIERDAISRALDESGGDKRKAAARLGISRATIYRKIRAFGLEIRSRA, encoded by the coding sequence GTGGGAGACGAATTCACGGTCGCGCGCGCCCGGGAGAGCTTCCTGGCCAGCGACCGGGCACCACAGGTGCGCGAGGAGATCCTGGCGTCCTGGAAGCGTTCGCGCTTCTGGGGGGTCGCGCCCGACGACCTCGACATGCCCTACCGGCCCGACCTGGACTTCGACACCCGCCTCGTACGCGCCGCCCGCCCGGTCCTGGACCGGCTGCAGCGCCAGCTCACCGGCACGAACACCAGCGTGATCCTCACCGACGCCCACGGCCTCGTACTGGACCGCCGGGTGGACGACAACGGCCTGGAGCGCCGCCTCGACGAGATCTCGCTCGCACCCGGCTTCAGCTACGCCGAGGAGCACGTCGGCACCAACGGCATCGGCACCGCGATCGAGCAGGGCCAGGTCTCCTGCGTGTTCGGCGCGGAGCACTTCACCGACCGCCTGCAGCTCATGTCGTGCGCCGGCGCGCCCATCCGCGACCCGCTGTCGGGCCGGCTGGAGGGCATCATCGACCTGACGACGCGTTCCGACCACGCCAACCCGCTGATGCCCGCGCTCGTACAGGAGACGGCCACGCTGATCGAGCAGCGCCTCGGCGAGGGCGGCAGCGAGCGGGAGCGCGCCCTGCTGCGGGAGTTCATGGCGACGGCGCGCGGTGGCCGGGGAGCGATCTTCAGCGTGGCCGGCGACCTGGTCATCGTGAACGCCGCCGCCGCGCGTCTCCTCGCGCCGAGCGACCACCAGCTGCTGCGTGAGCGCGCCGACGAGCTGCTCGCCGGGTCCCGCGACGTCAGCGAGGAGATCCTGCTGTCGCAGGGCCACACCGTACGGCTCCGGTGCCGGCCCGCGATGGGCGGCGGCGCCGTCATGGAGATCCACGTCGTCGGCGACGCGCCGGCCGGGAGACCGGCCTCCGCGCCGCCCCCCGGCGTGGCCGGCGGGAGCCCGGGATGGACACGGGTCTGCCAGATCGTGGAGGCGGCCTGCCGGTCCCGCTCGTGGCTGCTGCTGCGCGGGGAGGAGGGCGTCGGCAAGCTCGCCGTCGTCCGCGCCATGCACCGGCGACTCAACCCGGCGGCGAGGTTCGCCGTCTTCGAGGCGGCGGACCTGCGCGGCGACACCGCCCACTGGATGGGCCGGCTGCGCTCCGACCTCGGCGCGCCGATGGCCACGGTCGTGCTGCGGCACCTCGACCGGCTGCCCGCCGAGGCCGCGGTCGAGCTCGCCGGCCTGCTCGAGCCCGCGGCGCTCCGCGCCTGGGTGGTCGGCACCGTGACCGGACCCGCGAGCCTGCCCCACTCGCTCCTCGCCCACTTCGCCGAGTCGCTCGTCGTCCCGCCGCTGCGGCACCGCATCGACGACGTACGTGACATCGTGCCCGTGCTGCTGCGCCGGCACGCCGCGCACCGTCGCCTGGTCTGCTCACCCCAGGCGATGCACACGCTGCTGCGCTCACCCTGGCCCGGCAACGTCGCCCAGCTCGACCGGGTGGTGCAGGCGGCCGTCGCCGCCCGGCCCACCGGCCGGATCGAGCCCGGTGACCTGCCCGACGAGGCCCACACGACCAGCCGGCACGTGCTGACCCCGATGGAGGCGATCGAACGCGACGCGATCTCCCGCGCGCTCGATGAGTCCGGCGGCGACAAGCGCAAGGCCGCGGCACGGCTCGGCATCTCCCGCGCGACGATCTACCGGAAGATCCGCGCCTTCGGCCTGGAGATCCGCTCGCGCGCCTAG
- a CDS encoding iron-sulfur cluster assembly protein has product MTPAGTAPPVTDVAAAVWSALGTVRDPELDRPITDLRFVSEVSTEDGRVRVRLRLPTYFCAPNFAYLMVDDARRAIVGLPGVTGVEVVLEDHFASGEINHGVAAGEGFEAAFDGLAAGELGGLRRVFLRKGYVAAQERVCAGLADPDVRLGDLPDSPAKEAFLLRRAELGLDCAPDAYVLADPDGEHVPAGRTTRYLRFARTVRISMESNEEYCRGLLRIRYEEQP; this is encoded by the coding sequence ATGACCCCGGCCGGCACCGCACCGCCCGTCACGGACGTCGCGGCGGCCGTGTGGTCGGCACTCGGCACCGTACGTGACCCGGAGCTGGACCGGCCGATCACCGACCTGAGGTTCGTGAGCGAGGTGAGCACCGAGGACGGGCGCGTACGGGTACGCCTGCGCCTGCCCACCTACTTCTGCGCACCCAACTTCGCCTACCTCATGGTCGACGACGCCCGGCGGGCGATCGTCGGCCTGCCCGGCGTGACCGGGGTGGAGGTCGTGCTGGAGGACCACTTCGCCTCCGGCGAGATCAACCACGGCGTCGCGGCGGGCGAGGGGTTCGAGGCGGCCTTCGACGGGCTGGCGGCCGGTGAGCTCGGCGGCCTGCGCCGCGTGTTCCTCCGCAAGGGGTACGTCGCGGCGCAGGAACGCGTGTGCGCGGGCCTGGCCGATCCCGACGTCCGTCTCGGCGACCTCCCGGACTCACCGGCCAAGGAGGCGTTCCTGCTCCGCCGCGCCGAGCTGGGCCTGGACTGCGCACCGGACGCGTACGTGCTCGCGGACCCGGACGGCGAGCACGTCCCGGCCGGACGCACCACGCGCTACCTCCGTTTCGCCCGGACCGTACGGATCAGTATGGAAAGTAACGAGGAGTACTGCCGAGGACTCCTGCGCATCCGTTACGAGGAGCAACCATGA
- a CDS encoding methane monooxygenase, which produces MSRQSLTKAHQKITELSWEPTFATPAERYATDYRFDKSPKKDPLKQILRSYFPMEEEKDNRVYGAMDGAIRGNMFRQVQQRWMEWQKLFLSIIPFPEISAARAMPMSIGAVPNPQIHNGLAVQMIDEVRHSTIQMNLKRLYMNHYIDPAGFDISEKAFSNCYAGTIGRQFGEGFITGDAITAANVYLTVVAETAFTNTLFVAMPSEAAANGDYLLPTVFHSVQSDESRHISNGYSILLMALADEQNRQLLERDLRYAWWNNHCVVDAAIGTFIEYGTKDRRKDRESYAEMWRRWIYDDYYRSYLIPLEKYGLVIPHDLVEKAWDRIWNQGYVHKVAQFFATGWPVNYWRIDGMTDADFEWFETKYPGWYDQYGRWWEAYNRLSRPNGHKPIAFEDVGYQYPHRCWTCMVPCLIREDIVCDEVDGQWRTYCSETCHWTDKTAFRPEYEGRPTPSMGRLTGKREWETLYHNWDLADIITDLGYVRDDGKTLIPQPHLDLGDPKKLWTLDDVRGLPFPSPNVTLNEMSDAERERFIAEYKVHPNRTP; this is translated from the coding sequence GTGAGCAGGCAGAGCCTGACGAAGGCGCATCAGAAGATCACCGAGCTGTCGTGGGAGCCCACCTTCGCGACACCGGCGGAGCGGTACGCCACCGACTACCGGTTCGACAAGTCGCCCAAGAAGGACCCGCTGAAGCAGATCCTGCGCTCCTACTTCCCGATGGAGGAGGAGAAGGACAACCGCGTCTACGGCGCGATGGACGGCGCGATACGCGGCAACATGTTCCGCCAGGTCCAGCAGCGCTGGATGGAGTGGCAGAAGCTCTTCCTGTCGATCATCCCGTTCCCGGAGATCTCGGCGGCGCGCGCCATGCCGATGTCGATCGGCGCCGTGCCGAACCCGCAGATCCACAACGGCCTCGCCGTGCAGATGATCGACGAGGTACGGCACTCGACGATCCAGATGAACCTCAAGCGCCTGTACATGAACCACTACATCGACCCGGCCGGGTTCGACATCAGCGAGAAGGCGTTCTCCAACTGCTACGCCGGCACGATCGGCCGCCAGTTCGGTGAGGGTTTCATCACCGGTGACGCGATCACCGCCGCGAACGTCTACCTGACCGTGGTCGCCGAGACCGCCTTCACCAACACGCTCTTCGTCGCGATGCCGTCGGAGGCCGCGGCCAACGGCGACTACCTGCTGCCCACCGTCTTCCACTCGGTGCAGTCCGACGAGTCGCGCCACATCAGCAACGGCTACTCCATCCTGCTCATGGCCCTCGCGGACGAGCAGAACCGCCAGCTCCTCGAACGCGACCTGCGCTACGCCTGGTGGAACAACCACTGCGTCGTGGACGCCGCGATCGGCACGTTCATCGAGTACGGCACCAAGGACCGCCGCAAGGACCGCGAGAGCTACGCGGAGATGTGGCGCCGCTGGATCTACGACGACTACTACCGCAGCTACCTCATCCCGCTGGAGAAGTACGGCCTGGTCATCCCGCACGACCTCGTCGAGAAGGCCTGGGACCGGATCTGGAACCAGGGCTACGTGCATAAGGTCGCGCAGTTCTTCGCCACCGGCTGGCCGGTGAACTACTGGCGCATCGACGGCATGACGGACGCGGACTTCGAGTGGTTCGAGACCAAGTACCCCGGCTGGTACGACCAGTACGGCAGGTGGTGGGAGGCCTACAACCGGCTCAGCCGCCCGAACGGCCACAAGCCGATCGCGTTCGAGGACGTCGGCTACCAGTACCCCCACCGCTGCTGGACCTGCATGGTCCCCTGCCTGATCCGCGAGGACATCGTCTGCGACGAGGTCGACGGGCAGTGGCGTACGTACTGCTCCGAGACGTGTCACTGGACCGACAAGACCGCGTTCCGGCCGGAGTACGAGGGCCGCCCGACGCCGTCGATGGGACGGCTGACCGGCAAACGCGAGTGGGAGACGCTTTACCACAACTGGGATCTCGCCGACATCATCACCGACCTCGGGTACGTGCGCGACGACGGCAAGACCCTGATCCCCCAGCCGCACCTCGACCTCGGCGACCCGAAGAAGCTCTGGACCCTCGACGACGTACGCGGGCTGCCGTTCCCGAGCCCGAACGTGACGCTGAACGAGATGTCCGACGCCGAGCGCGAACGCTTCATCGCCGAGTACAAGGTCCACCCGAACCGCACTCCCTGA